In the Aliarcobacter cryaerophilus genome, one interval contains:
- the nspC gene encoding carboxynorspermidine decarboxylase, producing the protein MNKNYEVVDSFDKLPSPAYVCEEELLEKNLKLLKRVQDETGVKILLALKGFAMYSTFDLCKKYLKGCCASGLHEALLAKEEFGGEVHTYSPAFKDEEIDEIISISNHLVFNSFNQLKRYKDKAFKKVSLGVRLNPEYSSVEVDLYNPCAPNSRLGITKANFDESQLQYLEGFHFHALCEQNVDALQGALANFEKNFSQYFSQLKWVNFGGGHHITRADYDVEGLINLLKDFKSRYPHLEVYMEPGEAVGWQTGYLVATVLDIVNNGMDLAILDTSAEAHMPDTLAMPYRAMIRNSANALEKKYTYRLGGNTCLAGDIIGDYSFDKPLNVGDRIILEDMIHYTMVKTTTFNGIKLPSIVIKTKDNNYKIIKNFGYNDYKSKLS; encoded by the coding sequence ATGAATAAAAATTATGAAGTAGTTGATAGCTTTGATAAGCTACCAAGCCCAGCTTATGTTTGTGAAGAGGAACTTTTAGAAAAAAATTTAAAACTTTTAAAAAGAGTTCAAGATGAGACGGGAGTTAAAATTCTTTTAGCTTTAAAAGGTTTTGCTATGTATTCAACTTTTGATTTATGTAAAAAATATCTTAAAGGTTGTTGTGCTTCTGGTCTTCATGAAGCACTTTTAGCAAAAGAGGAGTTTGGAGGAGAAGTTCATACATATAGTCCAGCCTTTAAAGATGAAGAGATAGATGAAATTATATCTATCTCAAATCATTTAGTATTTAACTCATTTAATCAACTAAAAAGATATAAAGATAAAGCTTTTAAAAAAGTATCTTTAGGAGTGAGATTAAATCCTGAGTATTCAAGTGTTGAGGTTGATTTATATAATCCTTGTGCTCCAAATTCAAGACTTGGTATTACAAAAGCAAATTTTGATGAATCACAACTACAATATTTAGAAGGTTTCCATTTTCACGCACTTTGCGAACAAAATGTAGATGCTCTACAGGGTGCTTTAGCAAATTTTGAAAAAAATTTCAGCCAATATTTTTCTCAATTAAAATGGGTAAATTTTGGAGGAGGTCATCATATTACAAGAGCTGATTATGATGTTGAGGGATTGATTAATCTTTTAAAAGATTTTAAATCAAGATATCCTCATCTTGAAGTTTATATGGAACCAGGTGAAGCAGTTGGTTGGCAAACTGGTTATTTAGTAGCAACTGTGCTTGATATTGTTAATAATGGAATGGATTTAGCAATTCTTGATACTAGTGCAGAAGCTCATATGCCTGATACTCTTGCTATGCCATATCGTGCAATGATTAGAAATAGTGCAAATGCTTTAGAAAAAAAATATACTTACAGATTAGGTGGAAATACTTGTTTGGCTGGAGATATTATTGGAGATTACTCTTTTGATAAGCCTTTAAATGTAGGAGATAGAATAATTCTAGAAGATATGATTCATTATACAATGGTAAAAACAACTACTTTTAACGGTATAAAATTACCATCAATTGTTATAAAAACTAAAGATAATAATTATAAAATTATAAAAAACTTTGGTTATAATGATTATAAATCAAAATTATCTTGA
- a CDS encoding PAS domain-containing protein, protein MKEEETILDDYAFLVSETDEKGIIRFANRDFCNIAEYNLEELIGKPHNIVRHKDMPKVAFKDLWETVSKGNIWTGYVKNATKSGGYYWVFATVYPFSSCDGTKGYLSCRRKASKDEIEKISNQYEILLN, encoded by the coding sequence ATGAAAGAAGAAGAGACAATTTTAGATGATTATGCTTTTTTGGTTAGTGAAACTGATGAAAAAGGTATTATAAGGTTTGCAAATAGAGATTTTTGCAATATCGCTGAATATAATTTAGAAGAGCTAATAGGAAAACCTCACAATATTGTAAGACATAAAGATATGCCAAAAGTTGCTTTCAAAGATTTGTGGGAAACTGTTTCAAAAGGTAATATTTGGACTGGATATGTAAAAAATGCAACAAAAAGTGGTGGATATTACTGGGTTTTTGCAACAGTTTACCCTTTTTCATCTTGTGATGGAACAAAGGGATACTTATCTTGTAGAAGAAAAGCATCAAAAGATGAGATTGAAAAAATATCAAATCAATATGAGATTTTATTAAATTAA
- the ppk2 gene encoding polyphosphate kinase 2 encodes MNLNDFDITTHSGLYISKDEHPIFGKKYIARFQYDKKRYVKVLGYEKRDNITLNKAISLIEKFKSSIQKNSHENETKDDKKITPKVISKNSNIDSDELKKLKEENSYLKSLLGDYKKVKHEDLVEGIQKIYDLQSLKPYQIELIKLQNWLEKENKRMIIIFEGRDASGKGGAIRRITRYMNNKHYRVVALGKPTETQRNQWFLQRYIEHFPTGGEIVLFDRSWYNRAMVEPIFGFCTQEEHEIFMEDIVNFEQDLVRQGMILIKLYFSVSKEEQKRRFDRRINDPLRQWKFSEVDMQAQDLWDEFSEKKYEMLRRTTSRSAPWHIIRSDDKQLARFEALKIILNSVDYDGRNYSLNFEANEDINISVQRELLQMRKTKDY; translated from the coding sequence ATGAATTTAAATGATTTTGATATAACAACTCATAGTGGATTATATATTTCAAAAGATGAGCATCCGATTTTTGGAAAAAAATATATTGCTAGATTTCAGTATGATAAAAAAAGATATGTTAAAGTTTTGGGTTATGAAAAAAGAGATAACATTACATTAAATAAGGCAATTAGCTTAATAGAAAAATTTAAATCTTCTATACAAAAAAATTCTCATGAGAATGAAACTAAAGATGATAAAAAAATAACTCCCAAGGTAATTTCTAAAAATAGTAATATTGACTCTGATGAGTTAAAAAAATTAAAAGAAGAAAATAGTTATCTAAAATCTCTTTTAGGAGATTATAAAAAAGTAAAACATGAAGATTTAGTTGAAGGTATTCAAAAAATATATGATTTACAATCTTTAAAACCATATCAGATTGAATTAATAAAGCTTCAAAATTGGTTAGAAAAAGAGAATAAAAGAATGATTATTATCTTTGAAGGAAGAGATGCTTCTGGAAAAGGTGGAGCTATTAGAAGAATTACAAGATATATGAATAACAAGCATTATAGAGTTGTAGCGCTTGGTAAACCAACAGAAACACAAAGAAATCAGTGGTTTTTACAAAGATATATTGAGCATTTTCCAACAGGTGGGGAGATAGTTTTATTTGATAGATCTTGGTATAATCGTGCTATGGTTGAGCCAATTTTTGGTTTTTGTACACAAGAAGAGCATGAAATTTTTATGGAAGATATTGTAAATTTTGAGCAGGATTTAGTAAGACAGGGTATGATTTTGATTAAACTATATTTTTCTGTTTCAAAAGAGGAGCAAAAAAGAAGATTTGATAGAAGAATAAATGATCCTCTTAGGCAGTGGAAATTTTCTGAAGTTGATATGCAAGCTCAAGATTTATGGGATGAATTTTCTGAAAAAAAATATGAAATGCTTAGACGTACAACTTCTAGAAGTGCACCTTGGCATATAATAAGAAGTGATGATAAACAGCTTGCTCGTTTTGAAGCTTTGAAAATAATTTTAAATTCAGTTGATTATGATGGCAGAAACTACTCATTAAACTTTGAGGCAAATGAAGATATAAATATCTCTGTTCAAAGAGAGTTACTTCAAATGAGAAAAACAAAAGATTATTAA
- the ppk2 gene encoding polyphosphate kinase 2, whose translation MGHDRSLVRHAFEDDNSVIDTKDDIPHGVDKTRPRKELNEKEEDGEQKVQVWIKKETLEYQKRLTLLQIELLKLQNHVKDKGLKVLIIFEGRDAAGKGGTIKRITEHLNPRGARIVALEKPNEQEKTQWYFQRYVSHFPSAGEIVIFDRSWYNRAGVEPVMGFCTKEQHEQFLKDVPEFEKMLVESGIILFKYYFSVSKKEQERRFKKREDDPLKQYKLSPIDKEAQKVWDKYTNAKFSMLMASHTPIAPWTVVKSDNKKKARINCIRHLLNGIDYGRKSKDESIFKIDRKILINGAVEIENMQEGNEKMRSKNEFK comes from the coding sequence ATGGGACATGATAGAAGTTTAGTAAGACACGCTTTTGAAGATGATAATTCAGTAATTGATACAAAAGATGATATTCCTCATGGAGTGGATAAAACTAGACCTAGAAAAGAACTAAATGAAAAAGAGGAAGATGGAGAACAAAAAGTTCAAGTTTGGATTAAAAAAGAGACTTTAGAGTATCAAAAAAGACTTACACTGCTTCAAATTGAACTTTTGAAACTACAAAATCATGTAAAAGATAAAGGTTTAAAAGTTCTGATTATTTTTGAAGGAAGAGATGCAGCTGGAAAAGGTGGAACTATAAAAAGAATCACTGAGCACCTAAATCCAAGGGGCGCTAGAATTGTTGCATTGGAAAAACCAAATGAACAAGAAAAAACTCAATGGTACTTTCAAAGATATGTAAGTCATTTTCCAAGTGCTGGAGAGATAGTTATATTTGATAGAAGTTGGTACAATAGAGCAGGTGTTGAGCCTGTTATGGGATTTTGTACAAAAGAACAACATGAACAGTTTTTAAAAGATGTTCCAGAGTTTGAAAAAATGCTTGTAGAATCTGGTATTATATTATTCAAATATTATTTTTCTGTATCAAAAAAAGAGCAAGAGAGAAGATTTAAAAAAAGAGAAGATGATCCGTTAAAACAATATAAATTATCTCCAATAGATAAAGAGGCTCAAAAAGTTTGGGATAAATATACAAATGCAAAGTTTTCAATGCTTATGGCTTCTCATACACCAATAGCTCCTTGGACTGTTGTTAAGAGTGATAATAAGAAAAAAGCTAGAATAAATTGTATTAGACATCTTTTAAATGGAATTGATTATGGAAGAAAATCAAAAGATGAGTCAATATTTAAAATTGATAGAAAAATTTTAATTAATGGTGCAGTTGAAATAGAAAATATGCAAGAAGGAAATGAGAAAATGAGGAGTAAAAATGAATTTAAATGA
- the def gene encoding peptide deformylase, translating to MIREIITYPNKLLRTKSKDVEEFNSELHTLLDDMYETMIAASGVGLAAIQIAVPLNVLIINPINEEDIQDKNDLIEAINPKITHKDGELVYQEGCLSVPGFYEDITRAKHIVVEYFNRFGEKQTMECEDFLAVAWQHEMEHLSGHVFIENLSFTKRQKFEKEWKNRKKSKK from the coding sequence ATGATTAGAGAGATTATTACATATCCAAACAAATTACTTCGAACAAAATCAAAAGATGTTGAGGAGTTTAATAGCGAACTTCACACTCTTTTGGATGATATGTATGAAACTATGATAGCAGCTTCTGGTGTAGGATTAGCAGCTATTCAAATAGCAGTTCCACTAAATGTCTTAATTATAAATCCTATAAATGAAGAAGATATTCAAGATAAAAATGATTTAATTGAAGCTATAAATCCAAAAATTACTCATAAAGATGGAGAATTAGTATATCAAGAAGGGTGTCTTAGTGTACCAGGTTTTTATGAGGATATTACAAGAGCAAAGCATATTGTTGTAGAGTATTTTAATAGATTTGGTGAAAAACAGACTATGGAGTGTGAAGATTTCTTAGCTGTTGCTTGGCAACATGAAATGGAGCATTTGTCTGGTCATGTTTTTATTGAGAATCTATCTTTTACAAAACGACAAAAATTTGAAAAAGAGTGGAAAAATAGGAAAAAATCTAAAAAATAG
- the tig gene encoding trigger factor translates to MEFKANRVDEANVEIKATISKELIEKNLDKVAAQAAKTMNVQGFRKGKVPVAVVKQRYADKLIEDAQGEAIRKVLNEGLKQLDVKNEDLIGEPTISKFEKKDNGSVELEISVACKPQINLGDYKSLVPKVKPIEVGIEKIDARLTEIASQSAPLEKITRKRAVKDGDFAVIDFEGFVDGVAFEGGKAEKYPLQIGSGSFIPGFEEQVIGMKYEEQKDITVQFPKDYQAKDLAGKDAVFKVTLHEIQERKVGELNDEFAKQMLPNEKDATIDTLREKIKEQMVAAEKATYYREELKPQFLDTLVEKINFALPKTVVEQEINFALNGKIRSMSEAEINELKENPSKIEEIKEELKTDATNSVKATFIIDALAKAESIEVNDQEVTQLLYFEALQMGQNPQNVIKQYQEAGYLPAIKMSIIEEKVISKLFDEKLEK, encoded by the coding sequence ATGGAATTTAAAGCAAATAGAGTTGATGAAGCAAATGTTGAGATTAAAGCAACAATTTCAAAAGAGCTAATAGAAAAAAATTTAGATAAAGTAGCTGCTCAAGCTGCAAAAACAATGAATGTTCAAGGATTTAGAAAAGGAAAAGTTCCTGTTGCAGTTGTAAAACAAAGATATGCAGATAAATTAATTGAAGATGCACAAGGTGAGGCTATTAGAAAAGTTTTAAATGAAGGTTTAAAACAACTTGATGTTAAAAATGAAGATTTAATAGGAGAGCCTACTATTTCTAAATTTGAGAAAAAAGATAATGGAAGTGTTGAGTTAGAAATCTCTGTAGCTTGTAAACCACAAATAAATTTAGGTGATTATAAATCTTTAGTTCCAAAAGTAAAACCTATTGAAGTTGGAATTGAAAAAATCGATGCTAGACTTACTGAAATTGCAAGTCAATCAGCACCATTAGAAAAAATTACTAGAAAAAGAGCCGTAAAAGATGGTGATTTTGCTGTGATTGATTTTGAAGGTTTTGTTGATGGTGTAGCATTTGAAGGTGGAAAAGCTGAAAAATACCCACTACAAATAGGTTCTGGTTCATTTATTCCAGGATTTGAAGAACAAGTTATTGGTATGAAATATGAAGAGCAAAAAGATATTACTGTTCAATTCCCAAAAGATTATCAAGCAAAAGATTTAGCTGGAAAAGATGCTGTATTTAAAGTGACTTTACATGAGATTCAAGAGAGAAAAGTTGGTGAGTTAAATGATGAGTTTGCAAAACAAATGCTTCCAAATGAAAAAGATGCAACTATTGATACTTTAAGAGAAAAAATAAAAGAGCAAATGGTAGCAGCTGAAAAAGCAACTTATTATAGAGAAGAGTTAAAACCACAATTTTTAGATACTTTAGTTGAAAAAATCAATTTTGCTTTACCTAAAACTGTAGTTGAGCAAGAGATTAACTTTGCATTAAATGGTAAAATAAGATCTATGAGTGAAGCTGAAATTAATGAGTTAAAAGAGAACCCTTCTAAAATAGAAGAGATTAAAGAAGAGTTAAAAACTGATGCTACAAACTCTGTAAAAGCTACGTTTATTATCGATGCTTTAGCAAAAGCTGAGAGTATTGAAGTTAATGATCAAGAGGTTACTCAACTTCTATATTTTGAAGCACTTCAAATGGGTCAAAATCCACAAAATGTTATTAAACAATATCAAGAAGCTGGATATTTACCTGCAATTAAAATGTCAATTATTGAAGAGAAAGTTATCTCTAAACTTTTTGATGAGAAATTAGAAAAATAA
- a CDS encoding saccharopine dehydrogenase family protein: MSKKGILIIGAGGVSQVATVKCAMNIDTFEKITLASRTLSKCDAIADYILKNKGVKIDTAKVDADSVDELVKLIEKVNPKLVLNVALPYQDLTIMDACTKCKVDYVDTANYEHPDEAKFEYKLQWERDEQFKEAGIMALLGSGFDPGVTGVFCAYAEQNLFDEIHYIDIMDCNAGDHGYAFATNFNPEINLREVSANGRYWENGEWIETKPLEIRVDHDYPEIGVKASYLLYHEELESLAKNIKGLKRIRFFMTFGDSYIQHMNCLQNVGMLGIEPVEHQGQKIIPIEFLKTLLPDPASLGPRTVGKTNIGCIIEGIKDGKPRKVYIYNVCDHQECYRETGAQAVSYTTGVPAMIGSKLLYKGVWKNKGVFNIEEFDAKPFMDELMTQGLPWKILELDVK; encoded by the coding sequence ATGAGTAAAAAAGGGATTTTAATAATAGGTGCAGGTGGTGTTAGTCAAGTTGCAACTGTAAAATGTGCTATGAATATTGATACTTTTGAAAAAATAACATTAGCTTCTAGAACACTTAGCAAATGTGATGCAATTGCAGATTATATTTTAAAAAATAAAGGTGTGAAAATAGATACTGCTAAAGTTGATGCAGATAGTGTTGATGAACTTGTTAAGTTAATTGAAAAAGTAAATCCAAAATTAGTTCTAAATGTTGCTTTACCATATCAAGATTTAACAATTATGGATGCTTGTACGAAATGTAAAGTTGATTATGTTGATACAGCAAATTATGAACATCCAGATGAAGCAAAGTTTGAATATAAACTTCAATGGGAAAGAGATGAACAGTTTAAAGAAGCTGGAATTATGGCACTTTTAGGTTCAGGATTTGACCCAGGTGTTACTGGAGTATTTTGTGCATATGCAGAGCAAAATCTTTTTGATGAAATTCACTATATAGATATTATGGATTGTAATGCAGGTGACCATGGTTATGCTTTTGCTACAAACTTTAATCCAGAAATAAACTTGCGAGAAGTAAGTGCAAATGGAAGATATTGGGAAAATGGAGAGTGGATTGAGACAAAACCACTTGAAATTAGAGTTGATCATGACTATCCAGAAATTGGAGTAAAAGCTTCATACTTACTTTATCACGAAGAGTTAGAATCTTTAGCTAAAAATATTAAAGGTTTAAAAAGAATTAGATTTTTTATGACTTTTGGAGACTCTTATATTCAACATATGAATTGTTTACAAAATGTTGGAATGTTAGGAATTGAGCCAGTAGAACACCAAGGACAAAAAATCATTCCAATAGAGTTTCTAAAAACTTTATTACCAGATCCAGCAAGTTTGGGTCCAAGAACTGTTGGAAAAACAAATATTGGATGTATTATTGAAGGAATTAAAGATGGAAAACCAAGAAAAGTTTACATTTACAATGTTTGTGATCATCAAGAGTGCTATAGAGAAACTGGAGCACAAGCAGTTTCTTATACAACAGGAGTTCCAGCAATGATTGGTTCAAAACTTTTATATAAAGGTGTTTGGAAAAATAAAGGTGTATTTAATATAGAAGAGTTTGATGCAAAACCATTTATGGATGAGCTAATGACTCAAGGTCTTCCTTGGAAAATACTTGAACTTGATGTGAAATAG
- a CDS encoding methyl-accepting chemotaxis protein, whose product MSTSKKLFLTMFFNVMSLIFIILVSFFIAKKNIEILINKDLESVGLSVFNLSSFYAKNNPKGYENKEFKDAIKEIKIGKSGYIYFVDESGKIIIHPTIEGKNLASLDFIQKIITSNDKSGIIEYYTDVTNQDKIIYYKYIPEWKMWVVPGINKEDYVKDIYVEFFYKIVLLGAFIIILQLIIFYLITRGITKQIKDFSSHFREFISFITYKQNRIEKKKLEGNCEFSVMTKDINSAIDEFDDKFKHDMRVIGESVLNFDKLKKGIFKCRVNSNSSNPMINTLKNTINDALDDLENYMREIEKTLISYTSNDYKDRIVINDKIANPSRLLKVIQSVNSLGDTLATQAKNSLENGSSLETNSKTLKNSIENLTSKITKQIESLEETTLAVEKISEITNNNSKNTTSMSKLAEIVKQAVEDGYNLSNKTTKSMDDINEKVIAINEAITIIDQIAFQTNILSLNAAVEAATAGEAGKGFAVVAGEVRNLANKSAEAANEIKKLVEIANQKAHEGKDISNEMQNGYKNLHTHITETLQIIQNVSDAANEQMVGINQVSQTIVSLDQISKDNQKETNLINDISNVVSSMAIEVLEDAKNKKF is encoded by the coding sequence ATGTCTACAAGCAAAAAATTATTTTTAACTATGTTTTTTAATGTTATGAGTTTAATCTTTATAATTTTAGTATCATTTTTTATTGCTAAAAAAAATATTGAAATTTTAATAAATAAAGATTTAGAAAGCGTAGGTTTATCAGTATTTAATTTAAGCTCTTTTTATGCAAAAAACAATCCTAAAGGATATGAAAACAAAGAGTTTAAAGATGCTATTAAAGAGATTAAAATTGGTAAAAGTGGTTACATATACTTTGTTGATGAATCTGGAAAAATAATAATTCATCCAACAATAGAGGGTAAAAATCTAGCTTCTTTAGATTTTATTCAAAAAATTATCACTAGCAATGATAAAAGTGGAATAATTGAATACTACACTGATGTTACAAATCAAGATAAAATAATATATTATAAATATATTCCTGAATGGAAAATGTGGGTTGTTCCAGGTATAAATAAAGAGGATTATGTAAAAGATATTTATGTTGAATTTTTCTACAAAATTGTTCTTCTGGGAGCATTCATAATTATTTTACAACTAATAATATTCTACTTAATAACAAGAGGAATTACAAAACAGATAAAAGATTTTTCATCTCATTTTAGAGAATTTATTAGCTTCATCACTTATAAACAAAATAGGATTGAAAAGAAAAAATTAGAGGGTAATTGTGAATTTTCAGTTATGACAAAAGATATAAATAGTGCAATTGATGAGTTTGATGATAAATTCAAACATGATATGCGAGTAATAGGAGAGAGTGTTTTAAATTTTGATAAACTAAAAAAAGGTATTTTTAAATGTAGAGTAAACTCAAATAGTTCAAATCCAATGATAAATACTTTAAAAAATACAATAAATGATGCTTTAGATGATTTAGAAAATTATATGAGAGAGATAGAAAAAACTCTTATATCTTACACTAGCAATGATTATAAAGATAGAATTGTTATAAATGATAAAATTGCAAATCCATCAAGACTTTTAAAAGTTATTCAAAGTGTAAACTCTTTAGGTGATACTTTAGCAACACAAGCAAAAAATAGTTTAGAAAATGGTAGTTCTTTGGAGACTAACTCTAAAACTTTAAAAAACTCTATTGAAAATCTTACTTCAAAGATTACAAAACAGATTGAAAGTCTTGAAGAGACAACCTTAGCTGTAGAAAAAATATCAGAAATAACAAATAACAACTCAAAAAACACTACTTCTATGTCAAAATTAGCAGAAATTGTAAAACAAGCTGTTGAAGATGGTTACAATCTATCAAATAAAACAACTAAATCAATGGATGATATAAATGAAAAAGTTATAGCTATAAATGAAGCTATAACTATAATAGACCAAATAGCATTTCAAACAAATATTCTTTCATTAAATGCAGCGGTAGAAGCAGCAACTGCTGGTGAGGCTGGAAAAGGTTTTGCTGTTGTTGCAGGAGAAGTTAGAAATCTAGCAAACAAAAGTGCAGAAGCTGCAAATGAGATAAAAAAATTAGTAGAAATAGCAAATCAAAAAGCTCATGAAGGTAAAGATATATCAAACGAGATGCAAAATGGTTACAAAAATCTTCACACTCATATTACTGAAACTTTACAAATTATCCAAAATGTAAGTGATGCAGCAAATGAGCAGATGGTTGGAATAAATCAAGTAAGTCAAACTATAGTAAGCTTAGACCAAATATCAAAAGATAATCAAAAAGAGACAAATTTGATAAATGATATTTCAAATGTAGTATCATCTATGGCTATAGAAGTTTTAGAAGATGCAAAAAATAAAAAGTTTTAA
- a CDS encoding outer membrane beta-barrel protein gives MKYLKKIFISSVIMSSVAYAEFVSDVHVGVSNAKVLDESYTEFNGGYGFNKYFDSNIVVGTSINFAYGNPNVNSKNIDVYTLSGDLKIGYAIFNQDLFLYTIGSGALQGIDNKDGAGFGYGAGADYRITKNIALNFEYKIYNMTSSRFDYDYEKANLNLKYTF, from the coding sequence ATGAAATATCTTAAAAAAATATTTATCAGTTCAGTAATTATGTCTTCAGTTGCATATGCTGAATTTGTTTCAGATGTTCATGTTGGAGTTTCAAACGCAAAAGTTTTAGATGAATCATATACAGAGTTTAATGGTGGCTATGGTTTTAATAAATACTTTGATTCAAATATTGTTGTTGGCACATCAATAAACTTTGCATATGGTAACCCAAATGTAAATAGTAAAAATATAGATGTCTATACATTATCTGGTGATTTAAAAATAGGATATGCTATTTTTAATCAAGATTTGTTTCTATACACAATAGGTTCTGGTGCTTTACAAGGAATAGATAATAAAGATGGAGCAGGATTTGGTTATGGAGCTGGTGCTGATTATAGAATTACAAAAAATATAGCTTTAAATTTTGAATATAAAATTTACAATATGACATCTTCAAGATTTGATTATGATTATGAAAAAGCTAATTTAAATCTAAAATATACATTTTAA
- a CDS encoding Card1-like endonuclease domain-containing protein, whose amino-acid sequence MILISLLGIHDSSIYPILVEFKDKIKKHIIIHDDSKYETTMIKKVMNSQEKFKEFYNLNFKTHAIKIDEDSYDSIISCFEEIVKISNNDFKNIYFNATDGLVSSTIILSDRLLEKGANFIAYDIFDNGYNIVTKNSMQKKQISQNKDIITHFILKGYNLLSMGNKVEAYSRKSIVMNICKNLEEYQTFAALFQNKTLDSIDGYTEIKKDLEKIDKLNDRMFIQGTIFEEYIYWLIADNFDFDHVMFNVKVEFAPALQNEFDILMMKDNHLHVIECKLRKSVQGEDYVYKLDSVIDYLDDDGKGMILVIGDDNKRVTQCGNVKTSFTNGTKARAKTSEILIHHSKTFDKARFLQDIKNHFLS is encoded by the coding sequence ATGATATTAATTTCACTTCTTGGGATTCATGATTCTTCTATTTATCCAATACTAGTAGAATTTAAAGATAAAATTAAAAAACATATAATAATTCATGATGATTCAAAATATGAAACCACTATGATAAAAAAAGTTATGAATTCTCAAGAAAAATTTAAAGAATTTTATAATTTAAATTTTAAAACACATGCTATAAAAATTGATGAAGACTCTTATGATTCAATAATATCTTGTTTTGAAGAGATAGTTAAAATATCTAATAATGATTTTAAAAATATATATTTTAATGCAACAGATGGATTAGTATCTTCTACTATAATTCTTTCAGATAGATTACTTGAAAAAGGTGCAAATTTTATAGCATATGATATTTTTGATAACGGATATAATATTGTTACAAAAAACTCTATGCAAAAAAAACAAATCTCTCAAAATAAAGATATCATAACTCACTTTATTCTTAAAGGCTACAACCTTTTATCTATGGGTAATAAAGTTGAAGCATATTCAAGAAAAAGTATAGTAATGAATATTTGTAAAAATCTTGAAGAATATCAAACATTTGCAGCTTTATTTCAAAATAAGACTTTAGATTCAATAGATGGATATACTGAAATAAAAAAAGACCTTGAAAAAATTGATAAGTTAAACGATAGAATGTTCATACAAGGAACTATATTTGAAGAGTATATATATTGGCTAATTGCTGATAATTTTGATTTTGATCATGTAATGTTTAATGTAAAAGTTGAGTTTGCACCAGCTTTACAAAATGAATTTGATATTTTAATGATGAAAGATAATCATCTTCACGTAATTGAGTGTAAATTAAGAAAATCAGTTCAAGGTGAAGATTATGTATATAAACTAGATTCTGTTATTGATTATCTTGATGATGATGGCAAAGGTATGATACTAGTTATTGGTGATGATAATAAAAGAGTTACACAATGTGGTAATGTAAAAACTTCATTTACTAATGGAACAAAAGCAAGAGCTAAAACATCAGAGATATTAATTCATCACTCAAAAACTTTTGATAAAGCTAGATTTTTACAAGATATAAAAAATCATTTTCTAAGCTAA
- the clpP gene encoding ATP-dependent Clp endopeptidase proteolytic subunit ClpP, with protein MSYIPYVVEKTGRGERSYDIYSRLLKDRIIMLSGEINDAVASTVVAQLLFLEAEDPEKDIYLYINSPGGVVTSGMSIFDTMNYIKPDVCTICIGQAASMGAFLLSSGTKGKRYSLPNSRIMIHQPLGGARGQATDIQIQAKEIQRLKDTLNSILASQTGQDVKTIEKDTDRDNFMSAAEACKYGLIDEVIEKHK; from the coding sequence ATGAGTTATATACCATACGTAGTTGAAAAAACAGGTCGAGGAGAAAGAAGTTACGATATTTATTCAAGACTTTTAAAAGATAGAATTATCATGTTAAGTGGTGAAATCAACGATGCAGTTGCTTCAACTGTGGTGGCTCAACTTCTATTTTTAGAAGCTGAAGATCCTGAAAAAGATATCTATTTATACATAAACTCTCCAGGTGGAGTTGTAACTTCTGGAATGTCTATTTTTGATACTATGAATTATATCAAGCCAGATGTTTGTACTATTTGCATTGGACAAGCTGCTTCTATGGGAGCTTTTTTACTTAGTTCAGGTACAAAAGGAAAGAGATACTCTCTTCCAAACTCTAGAATTATGATTCATCAACCTTTAGGAGGTGCTAGAGGTCAAGCAACGGATATTCAAATTCAAGCTAAAGAGATTCAAAGATTAAAAGATACTTTAAATAGTATTTTAGCATCTCAAACTGGACAAGACGTAAAAACTATTGAAAAAGATACTGATAGAGATAACTTTATGAGTGCAGCTGAAGCTTGTAAATATGGTCTTATAGACGAAGTTATTGAAAAACATAAATAA